A single region of the Desulfotomaculum sp. genome encodes:
- a CDS encoding adenylate kinase, with protein sequence MNLLIMGPPGAGKGTQAEVLVKELSITHISTGDMFRSAIKEGTEMGKKAKEYMDQGGLVPDEVVVGMVKERLAMPDCAKGFLLDGFPRTLPQAEALDETLKALTIKLDGVINIDVPRERLMARLTGRRICKGCGASYHVLFNPPKSEGKCNSCEGELYQRSDDNEEAVSNRLDVYESQTQPLIDYYVKVNLLKNINGDQDIKKVLDDVLASLKG encoded by the coding sequence ATGAATTTATTGATTATGGGACCGCCGGGCGCCGGCAAAGGTACACAAGCTGAAGTGCTGGTAAAAGAGCTTTCTATTACCCATATTTCCACGGGCGACATGTTCCGCAGCGCGATCAAAGAAGGAACGGAAATGGGTAAAAAGGCCAAGGAGTACATGGACCAGGGGGGACTCGTACCTGATGAAGTAGTCGTCGGCATGGTTAAGGAAAGACTGGCAATGCCAGACTGCGCCAAGGGATTTTTACTTGACGGTTTTCCGCGCACACTGCCCCAGGCGGAAGCCCTGGATGAAACTCTAAAAGCTTTAACCATTAAATTGGACGGCGTAATTAACATTGATGTGCCGCGTGAAAGGCTGATGGCCAGGCTGACCGGGCGCAGGATCTGCAAGGGCTGCGGGGCAAGCTACCATGTTCTGTTTAACCCGCCAAAAAGCGAAGGAAAGTGCAATTCCTGCGAGGGCGAGCTCTACCAGCGCAGCGACGACAACGAAGAAGCCGTTTCCAACCGGTTGGATGTCTATGAGTCACAGACCCAGCCGCTTATTGATTACTACGTAAAAGTAAACCTGCTTAAAAATATCAACGGTGACCAGGATATTAAGAAAGTCCTTGATGACGTCCTGGCCAGTCTCAAAGGTTAG
- the trxB gene encoding thioredoxin-disulfide reductase: MNERELIIIGGGPAGLAAGLYAARAKIDVLMLERAMPGGLAANTEFIENYPGFAEGIDGAALTAQMEAQAKRFGLEIIGADVMGLTFQDGKFTVKTDEEELFSHCVILATGSQPQMLGVPGEEKLRGRGVSYCATCDGAFFRGKEVAVIGGGDAAVGEAVFLTRFASGVNIIHRRGELRATKVEQQRAMQNEKIKFVLFNTVQEIIGQEEVEGVVLKDTRTEATQKMDVNGVFIYVGQKPDSQLVREMAELDNNGFIITDDSMRTRQPGLFAAGDVRQKLLRQVVTAVADGAIAAVAAGKYLEEIGK, encoded by the coding sequence ATGAACGAGCGGGAACTGATTATAATAGGCGGCGGGCCTGCCGGTCTTGCGGCCGGATTGTACGCGGCGAGGGCAAAAATCGATGTGCTGATGCTGGAGCGGGCAATGCCGGGCGGACTTGCGGCCAATACGGAGTTTATAGAAAATTACCCCGGTTTTGCAGAAGGGATCGACGGCGCCGCACTGACAGCCCAGATGGAGGCCCAGGCAAAACGTTTCGGATTGGAAATTATCGGCGCCGATGTCATGGGCCTGACTTTTCAGGACGGAAAGTTTACCGTCAAAACTGACGAAGAGGAGCTGTTCAGCCACTGTGTCATTCTAGCCACCGGGTCGCAGCCGCAGATGCTGGGTGTCCCGGGCGAGGAAAAATTAAGGGGACGCGGGGTTTCTTACTGCGCTACCTGTGACGGGGCCTTTTTCCGCGGCAAGGAAGTAGCCGTAATCGGCGGCGGCGACGCCGCTGTTGGAGAAGCTGTCTTTCTGACCAGGTTTGCCAGCGGAGTGAACATAATCCATCGGCGCGGCGAATTGAGGGCAACCAAGGTTGAACAGCAGAGAGCCATGCAGAACGAGAAAATCAAATTTGTCTTGTTTAACACCGTACAAGAAATTATAGGGCAGGAAGAAGTGGAAGGTGTCGTACTCAAAGATACCCGTACAGAGGCCACTCAGAAGATGGATGTAAACGGTGTTTTTATTTATGTAGGCCAAAAACCCGATTCACAGCTGGTCAGAGAAATGGCCGAACTGGACAATAACGGGTTCATAATCACGGATGACAGTATGCGGACGAGGCAGCCGGGCCTTTTTGCGGCGGGGGACGTGCGCCAGAAGCTGTTGAGGCAGGTAGTCACGGCAGTGGCTGACGGGGCAATCGCAGCAGTGGCGGCAGGGAAATATCTCGAGGAGATCGGGAAATAA
- a CDS encoding DNA polymerase III subunit epsilon, with the protein MLGSFVVCDLETTGLSPRQDEIIEIGMALVENGEVAASYHSLVRPSQKLPVSIRRLTGVDDQMLASCPELPEVLPRALEFLGGYPLVGHNVGFDKSFLEEAAGPLKNQSYDTLELARIVLPFSPGFSLSALCRFLGIKNEKEHRSLSDVLATVELYGKLVEALKRLDTRVILQVTAFLSQAGSSWVKPLSGALKDLTGGAAQKGNGEPAVCAIPELGRPEQYNVKTAPAETSFLPEFEDLPSLFEAKGRLALNLADYEYRPQQEQMVRAVSSALYGQKYLLMEAGTGTGKSIAYLIPALHWALTRGERVVVSTRTINLQEQLWSKDIPGLLGALSWPCKAALVKGRSNYLCLRRWSGVQAAANSRPEEASFYARVQVWAAATATGDRSELNISSFEQDYWSNICSDSENCLGMRCRWFKGQCFVTKAHRAAEAANLIITNHSLLFSDIRMENKVLPDYGPLVIDEAHHLEDAATEQLGRQMSWTAVRRWTGIVSRLLAQPDILVPSADFEIWRQTRQEARNALALLLRDAQLFFESARVLVISRASSSNQSTDRRTFRIRRTGLENKVVFLEAEYSNLEYRFGELLDYLHKLSGILETWLQGGSSELWSGMSAEINQHLSCGRELAEDLAFIMSCRENNFVYWAEAAEETYGCFLHAVPVQVGEMLNEQLFKSKETVVFTSATLTVGGSFEHFKERTGLDLVPAEKLIELQVDSPFSYSDQSLLCIARDIPPPYEVPGGDYFEALLESLTGLIRAVQGKTLVLFTSHQALREVHRRLRDFCEQENLYLLAHNIDGGRTRLVEEFRKSDRAVLLGASSFWEGIDIPGEALSCVVIVKLPFWAPGIPVIEARLEELAGRGKDGFLHYSLPQAVIKFKQGFGRLIRTMRDRGVVVVLDPRLLSKRYGRHFLISLPVKTHFRGDTWMIKDKVAQWLNYPAAHPGIQEPKDVTFDA; encoded by the coding sequence ATGCTTGGCTCCTTTGTGGTCTGTGATCTGGAAACAACGGGTCTTTCTCCCCGGCAGGATGAGATTATCGAAATAGGCATGGCGCTTGTTGAAAACGGTGAGGTCGCCGCAAGCTACCACAGTCTTGTGCGGCCTTCGCAAAAACTTCCGGTAAGTATACGCCGCCTGACCGGCGTAGACGATCAGATGCTCGCCTCCTGCCCGGAGCTGCCGGAAGTGCTGCCCCGCGCCCTGGAATTTCTTGGCGGTTATCCGCTGGTCGGACATAATGTGGGTTTTGATAAAAGTTTTCTTGAGGAAGCGGCCGGCCCGCTGAAGAATCAGTCATACGACACGCTTGAACTGGCCCGGATCGTCCTTCCCTTTTCGCCCGGCTTCAGCCTGAGCGCTCTTTGCCGGTTCCTGGGCATTAAAAATGAAAAAGAACACCGGTCGCTTTCCGACGTTTTGGCCACGGTCGAGCTATACGGGAAATTGGTTGAAGCCTTGAAAAGGCTCGATACAAGGGTTATTTTACAAGTTACTGCTTTTCTTTCGCAGGCAGGTTCTTCCTGGGTTAAGCCGCTGTCGGGCGCATTGAAGGATTTAACCGGCGGCGCCGCGCAGAAAGGAAACGGCGAACCGGCTGTTTGCGCAATTCCGGAATTAGGCCGTCCGGAACAGTATAATGTAAAAACAGCTCCTGCAGAAACCTCTTTCCTGCCTGAGTTCGAAGACCTTCCCTCCCTGTTTGAAGCGAAAGGGCGGCTGGCCTTAAACCTTGCGGATTACGAATACCGTCCCCAGCAGGAACAGATGGTGCGTGCGGTCAGCAGCGCGCTTTACGGGCAGAAGTATCTCTTAATGGAAGCCGGAACGGGCACGGGCAAGTCCATAGCCTATCTGATCCCGGCGCTGCACTGGGCATTAACCCGCGGCGAACGTGTGGTTGTATCGACACGGACAATAAACCTTCAGGAGCAGCTGTGGTCAAAAGACATCCCCGGCCTGCTCGGCGCCCTGTCCTGGCCTTGTAAGGCCGCGCTGGTCAAAGGCAGGTCAAACTACCTCTGCCTGCGCAGATGGTCCGGTGTCCAGGCTGCCGCAAACTCCCGCCCCGAGGAAGCGTCGTTCTACGCCCGGGTGCAGGTTTGGGCAGCGGCGACTGCCACAGGTGACAGGAGCGAACTGAATATTTCCTCATTTGAACAGGATTACTGGTCGAACATCTGCTCCGACAGCGAAAACTGCCTGGGCATGCGCTGCCGCTGGTTCAAAGGGCAGTGTTTCGTAACCAAAGCGCACAGGGCGGCGGAGGCGGCCAACCTGATTATTACCAATCATTCACTGCTTTTTTCCGATATCCGCATGGAAAACAAAGTATTACCCGATTATGGTCCTTTAGTGATTGACGAGGCCCACCATCTCGAGGATGCCGCCACCGAGCAACTGGGGCGCCAGATGAGTTGGACTGCCGTAAGGCGCTGGACGGGCATTGTGAGCAGGCTGCTCGCGCAGCCCGACATTCTTGTGCCCAGCGCTGATTTTGAAATATGGCGGCAAACCCGGCAGGAAGCGCGCAATGCCCTTGCGCTCCTGCTCCGTGATGCGCAGCTCTTTTTTGAGTCTGCACGCGTACTGGTTATTTCCCGGGCATCCTCCAGTAACCAGAGCACGGACCGCCGGACGTTCCGGATCAGGCGGACCGGTCTGGAAAACAAGGTTGTTTTTTTAGAAGCGGAATACTCGAATCTGGAATACCGGTTTGGAGAATTGCTGGACTATCTTCATAAACTTTCCGGTATCCTGGAGACCTGGCTGCAGGGCGGCTCCAGCGAGCTCTGGAGCGGGATGTCCGCCGAAATAAACCAGCATCTTTCCTGCGGCCGGGAACTGGCGGAGGATCTTGCCTTTATCATGTCCTGCCGGGAGAATAACTTTGTTTACTGGGCGGAAGCGGCGGAAGAAACTTACGGCTGCTTTCTCCATGCTGTTCCGGTGCAGGTGGGTGAAATGCTGAATGAACAGCTTTTTAAATCAAAAGAGACAGTGGTTTTTACTTCCGCAACCCTTACTGTGGGCGGTTCCTTCGAGCATTTCAAGGAACGCACGGGTTTGGACCTTGTCCCTGCAGAAAAGCTGATCGAGTTACAGGTTGATTCCCCTTTCAGCTACTCCGACCAGTCCCTGTTATGCATAGCCAGGGATATTCCTCCACCGTACGAAGTTCCCGGAGGGGATTATTTTGAAGCCCTGCTGGAAAGCCTGACGGGTTTGATCAGGGCTGTCCAGGGAAAGACACTGGTCCTTTTTACGTCACACCAGGCACTCCGGGAGGTGCACCGGAGGCTGAGAGATTTCTGCGAACAGGAAAATCTCTACTTGCTCGCGCATAACATCGACGGGGGCCGTACCCGCCTGGTCGAGGAATTCCGCAAGAGCGACCGCGCCGTTCTGCTGGGAGCGTCCAGTTTCTGGGAAGGGATAGACATACCCGGTGAAGCCCTTTCCTGCGTGGTCATCGTCAAACTGCCTTTTTGGGCGCCGGGAATACCTGTCATTGAAGCCCGGCTTGAAGAACTCGCCGGCAGGGGTAAGGACGGCTTTTTGCACTACAGCCTGCCCCAGGCCGTAATCAAATTCAAGCAGGGTTTCGGCCGGCTGATCAGGACCATGCGCGACAGGGGCGTTGTGGTGGTTTTAGACCCGCGCCTTTTAAGCAAAAGATACGGGCGGCATTTTTTAATTTCACTGCCGGTTAAAACGCACTTCCGGGGGGATACCTGGATGATTAAGGATAAAGTCGCCCAATGGTTAAATTATCCTGCCGCTCATCCCGGAATACAGGAGCCAAAAGATGTCACATTCGATGCCTGA
- a CDS encoding metallophosphoesterase has translation MRIIYNKNFLISFFLILLLLYAFIEPYWLELKETNIIDKDLPASFENTKIVFVSDIHHGPFFSRERVRSLVQQINKLSPEIILLGGDYVFKNSKYIQPCFEELKNLKATMGIFGVLGNHDHWKSAGLTRILAKDAGIRLLDNKAEWVYKNGERIKIGGVGDMFEDIQDINPTTFDVSEQDFVILLSHNPDFAEEIKTRNIDLVLSGHTHGGQVTLFGLWAPYVPIENKQKYRTGVVDTGYTTVVVSNGAGTTALPVRFFARPQINIISLKKEQ, from the coding sequence ATGAGGATAATATACAATAAAAATTTTTTAATAAGCTTCTTTTTAATATTATTGCTTCTCTATGCATTTATCGAGCCATACTGGTTGGAATTAAAAGAAACAAATATTATAGACAAAGACCTTCCTGCTTCTTTTGAAAATACGAAAATTGTGTTCGTCTCAGATATTCATCATGGGCCATTTTTCTCAAGAGAAAGAGTTAGAAGCCTTGTCCAACAAATTAACAAGCTTAGTCCGGAAATTATCTTGTTGGGAGGAGATTATGTATTTAAGAATTCAAAGTATATACAACCGTGTTTTGAAGAACTGAAAAATTTGAAAGCAACTATGGGGATATTTGGAGTTTTAGGCAATCACGATCATTGGAAAAGCGCCGGACTGACGAGAATACTTGCCAAAGACGCAGGGATAAGGCTATTGGACAACAAAGCAGAATGGGTTTATAAAAACGGCGAAAGGATAAAAATCGGCGGTGTAGGGGATATGTTTGAGGATATTCAGGATATAAATCCGACCACATTTGATGTTAGCGAGCAGGATTTTGTAATTCTATTATCCCATAATCCCGATTTTGCAGAAGAAATAAAAACCCGCAACATTGATTTAGTATTAAGCGGACATACACATGGAGGGCAGGTAACTCTTTTTGGGCTGTGGGCTCCATATGTACCTATAGAGAATAAGCAAAAGTACAGAACGGGAGTTGTAGATACAGGCTATACAACAGTTGTTGTATCCAATGGCGCCGGTACAACAGCTCTGCCGGTTAGATTCTTTGCACGGCCGCAAATTAATATAATTAGCTTGAAAAAAGAACAGTAA